A single genomic interval of Corylus avellana chromosome ca10, CavTom2PMs-1.0 harbors:
- the LOC132163435 gene encoding disease resistance protein RPV1-like produces MTSLESLEHLNLSGCSRLNKIPDSVSNMTSLRNLSLNETAIKKLPLSFKRLSSLVVLNISDCSRLEKIPKNLLSGMKCLEYLWVGRSVIRKFSIGSGPDPMISLLLPNSFSCLSYLRELDLSYCNLSDGAIPNDLSCLSSLYYLTLSGNKFTRIPDSVAQLSNLCDLVLNDCSWLQVLPKLPLGLKVLGVKNCPLLESFDNKQMEMWRSSNEKLRSIDYSVVQAYFDYDGNPFKILRLHPRSPVWSKESFQDFDHIACGPALVGSGIPEWFNDKSTNSFGTIHLHSDFGSDKYRTWKGYAVFIVYEFHEPHTTHPRKRRKLKVDERKGNSNSTTIFDGSNSNLPNFVCHFQVDGVDVTKPLVFCAPGVPSVGPNGFWVYIPFQWPRTCWSGLHLKVSITTGSLNVEVKECGARLLRDNFELFQVLNTISPRALGCESYEKLFSRLCNTNCSYLTVWGPIKSNVVASG; encoded by the exons ATGACTAGCTTGGAATCTCTTGAACATCTTAATCTTTCTGGCTGTTCAAGACTCAACAAAATTCCAGATAGTGTGAGTAATATGACATCTTTGCGAAATCTGTCTTTGAATGAGACTGCCATAAAAAAGTTACCACTATCATTTAAGAGGTTGTCGTCTCTTGTAGTTCTCAATATATCTGATTGCTCAAGACTAGAGAAAATCCCAAAGAACCTGTTGAGTGGTATGAAATGTCTAGAGTACCTTTGGGTAGGTCGAAGTGTTATAAGGAAATTTTCGATAGGTAGTGGACCAGATCCCATGATAAGTCTTTTGCTCCCAAATTCATTCTCGTGTTTAAGCTATTTAAGAGAACTAGATTTGAGTTATTGCAATCTATCAGATGGAGCGATCCCCAATGATCTTAGTTGCTTATCCTCCCTTTATTATTTAACTTTGAGTGGGAACAAATTTACAAGAATACCAGATAGTGTGGCTCAACTTTCAAATCTTTGTGACCTTGTCTTGAATGATTGTAGTTGGCTTCAAGTATTGCCGAAGCTTCCATTGGGATTAAAAGTCTTGGgtgtaaaaaattgtccatTGCTGGAGTCGTTTGATAATAAGCAAATGGAGATGTGGAGAagttcaaatgaaaaattaaggaGCATTGATTATTCTGTTGTACAAGCTTATTTTGATTATGATGGAAATCCCTTCAAGATCCTCCGTCTGCATCCACGAAGTCCTGTATGGAGTAAAGAAAGT TTCCAAGATTTTGATCATATAGCATGCGGCCCTGCGTTGGTGGGATCAGGAATCCCAGAGTGGTTCAACGATAAAAGCACTAATTCGTTTGGAACAATTCATTTGCATTCAGATTTTGGCTCAGATAAGTACCGGACGTGGAAGGGGTATGctgtttttattgtttatgaatttCATGAGCCTCACACTACTCAtccaagaaagagaagaaaactcaaGGTCGATGAGCGGAAGGGGAATTCGAATTCTACAACAATATTTGATGGCAGTAATAGTAATTTACCCAACTTTGTTTGTCATTTTCAAGTCGATGGAGTTGATGTTACAAAACCGTTAGTCTTTTGTGCCCCTGGAGTCCCTTCTGTTGGGCCAAACGGATTTTGGGTGTATATACCATTTCAGTGGCCCAGGACGTGTTGGAGTGGACTCCACCTTAAGGTTTCAATTACAACAGGCAGCCTGAATGTTGAGGTAAAGGAGTGTGGGGCGCGTTTACTACGTGATAATTTTGAGTTGTTCCAAGTTCTCAACACCATTTCTCCACGTGCTTTGGGTTGCGAAAGTTATGAGAAACTTTTTTCTCGTTTGTGCAATACAAATTGCTCATATCTCACGGTCTGGGGCCCAATTAAATCTAATGTTGTAGCATCTGGATGA